The proteins below are encoded in one region of Mycolicibacterium neworleansense:
- a CDS encoding GntR family transcriptional regulator produces MTVTPADHRYLQVARTLRKEIVDGVYPVGAQLPTEHELCERFEVSRYTVREALRRLRDDNLVISRPRAGTTVAPRAATNTYAQDVVSINDLLAFATGAQFTIESNAMVTIDGELAERTGLPLGEQWLAVRGYRQADGDVAPVCRTEYYINRSFAAVGRLLQRHSGPIFPLIEDLFGVSIVEVHQEISAIVTSPELAAGLKIAAGSAALQMQRTYTTSDGEIAQVTVNTHPSDRFRHAMTMRRVKG; encoded by the coding sequence ATGACTGTCACACCGGCCGACCACCGCTACCTGCAGGTCGCACGCACCCTGCGCAAGGAGATCGTCGACGGGGTGTACCCGGTGGGCGCACAGCTGCCCACCGAACACGAACTATGTGAGCGGTTCGAGGTCAGCCGGTACACCGTCCGTGAGGCGCTACGGCGGCTGCGCGACGACAACCTGGTCATCTCCCGCCCGCGGGCGGGCACCACGGTGGCACCGCGGGCCGCCACGAATACCTATGCCCAGGACGTGGTCTCGATCAACGACCTGCTGGCGTTCGCCACCGGCGCCCAGTTCACCATCGAGTCCAACGCCATGGTCACGATCGACGGTGAGTTGGCCGAGCGCACCGGGCTCCCGCTCGGTGAGCAGTGGCTGGCGGTGCGTGGCTACCGGCAGGCCGACGGCGATGTGGCACCGGTGTGCCGCACCGAGTACTACATCAACCGCAGCTTCGCCGCCGTCGGCCGGCTGCTGCAACGCCATTCCGGACCGATCTTCCCGCTGATCGAGGATCTGTTCGGCGTCAGCATCGTCGAAGTGCACCAAGAGATCTCGGCGATCGTCACCTCACCCGAACTGGCCGCGGGACTCAAGATCGCCGCGGGCAGCGCGGCCCTGCAGATGCAACGCACCTACACCACCTCCGACGGGGAGATCGCCCAGGTCACCGTCAACACCCACCCGTCGGACCGGTTCCGGCATGCCATGACGATGCGCCGGGTCAAAGGCTGA
- a CDS encoding AMP-binding protein gives MAGQDQTRAADAYARGLWGSATLAGALADAARDAPGRVLMVDGDITLTARELHDRARALAMRLTEWMPTGSVVSFMLPNWHEAAIIYLGATLAGMVVNPILPSLRDRELRFILDDAHSRAIFIPAQFGTHDYAAMLTRVCGQLDTPPEVVVLRGDPGPHHTFDTRPAAPDRDLPALDPDDIRMIMYTSGTTGRPKGVLHSHNSINALILQLRDHWMIDPGDTFLVPSPIAHIGGSIYAFECPLLLGSTAVLMQRWNAEHGVALMSERKCTHMAGATPFLEQLLGAAERAGTRLPDLKVFICGGASVPPSLIRRASGYFERAVVSRVYGSTEVPVTTVGALEPGSVEHAAETDGRPGIAEIRLVSGEIRARGPQMLLGYLHPEDEIESFDEDGFFRTGDLGRWVDGDYLQVTGRAKDLIIRNGENISPKEVEDILVGHLGIVEAAVVGVPDDRTGERACAVLVTADGRCPDVSEVGRVLAEHGLARFKTPERVEVWDALPKNDAGKVLKHHIRATLKGHD, from the coding sequence CTGGCGGGACAGGACCAGACCCGTGCGGCCGACGCGTACGCCCGGGGTCTGTGGGGGTCCGCGACCTTGGCCGGCGCCCTGGCCGATGCGGCGCGCGACGCCCCCGGGCGCGTGCTGATGGTCGACGGCGACATCACGCTGACGGCGCGCGAATTGCACGACCGCGCCCGGGCTCTGGCGATGCGGCTGACCGAGTGGATGCCCACCGGCAGCGTGGTGTCCTTCATGCTGCCCAACTGGCACGAGGCGGCCATCATCTATCTGGGCGCCACCCTGGCCGGCATGGTGGTCAACCCGATCCTGCCCTCCCTTCGCGACCGGGAACTGCGCTTCATCCTCGATGATGCTCACAGTCGCGCGATCTTCATCCCCGCCCAGTTCGGTACCCACGACTACGCCGCGATGCTCACCCGGGTGTGCGGCCAGTTGGACACGCCACCGGAAGTGGTGGTGCTGCGCGGGGATCCGGGGCCGCACCACACCTTCGACACCCGCCCGGCCGCACCGGACCGCGATCTGCCCGCGCTCGACCCGGACGACATCCGGATGATCATGTACACCTCGGGCACCACCGGACGCCCCAAAGGAGTACTGCACAGCCATAACTCGATCAACGCACTGATCCTGCAGCTGCGCGACCACTGGATGATCGACCCTGGCGACACCTTCCTGGTACCCTCCCCCATCGCCCACATCGGCGGCTCCATCTACGCCTTCGAATGCCCGCTCTTGCTGGGGAGCACCGCGGTACTGATGCAGCGCTGGAACGCCGAGCACGGCGTCGCCCTGATGAGCGAACGCAAATGCACCCACATGGCCGGGGCCACACCATTTCTGGAACAGCTGCTCGGGGCCGCCGAGCGAGCCGGCACCCGGCTACCCGATCTCAAGGTGTTCATCTGCGGTGGCGCATCGGTGCCGCCGTCGCTCATCCGGCGGGCCTCCGGCTATTTCGAACGCGCCGTGGTCAGCCGGGTGTACGGCTCTACCGAGGTTCCGGTCACCACCGTCGGCGCACTGGAACCCGGAAGCGTCGAGCACGCTGCCGAGACCGACGGCCGGCCCGGCATCGCCGAGATCCGGCTGGTCTCCGGAGAGATCCGGGCCCGGGGCCCGCAGATGCTGCTCGGCTACCTGCACCCGGAGGACGAGATCGAATCCTTCGACGAAGACGGCTTTTTCCGCACCGGCGACCTCGGCCGATGGGTCGACGGCGACTACCTGCAGGTGACCGGGCGGGCCAAGGACCTCATCATCCGCAACGGCGAGAACATTTCGCCCAAGGAAGTCGAGGACATCCTGGTCGGTCACCTCGGCATCGTCGAGGCAGCCGTGGTCGGCGTACCCGACGACCGCACCGGGGAACGCGCCTGCGCGGTGCTGGTGACCGCGGACGGCCGGTGCCCTGACGTCTCGGAGGTGGGCCGGGTGTTGGCCGAGCACGGGTTGGCCCGGTTCAAAACACCCGAGCGGGTGGAAGTCTGGGATGCCCTGCCGAAGAACGACGCGGGCAAAGTGCTGAAACATCACATCCGAGCGACTCTGAAGGGGCACGACTAA
- a CDS encoding SDR family NAD(P)-dependent oxidoreductase translates to MQVAIVTGASSGIGFGCATKLAEAGMAVLGTGRDTDRLAELERAAPDQIATLAVDLTDDDAPQRIVEAASTRWGRIDFLINNAGVGSPKPLHETDDETLDYFLGLMLRAPFRLARDVIPHMGPGSAIINVTSTFAVVGGLRGGAYSAAKGGLTALTTHIACQYGAQGIRCNAVAPGVTVTPMVEQRLQNEGFRKMQTEMTPHTRLGRVEDIASTVAFLCSDGGSFINGQTIVVDGGWSSTKYLSDFALSAKWVAE, encoded by the coding sequence ATGCAGGTTGCGATCGTCACCGGAGCCAGCAGCGGCATCGGATTCGGGTGTGCCACCAAACTCGCCGAGGCCGGGATGGCCGTGCTCGGAACCGGCCGCGACACCGACCGGCTCGCCGAACTCGAACGGGCCGCCCCGGACCAGATCGCGACCCTGGCAGTCGACCTGACCGACGACGACGCGCCGCAACGCATCGTCGAGGCCGCGTCGACCCGCTGGGGTCGCATCGACTTCTTGATCAACAACGCCGGTGTCGGCAGCCCCAAGCCCTTGCACGAGACCGATGACGAAACGCTGGACTACTTCCTGGGTTTGATGCTGCGGGCGCCGTTCCGGCTGGCTCGCGACGTGATCCCGCACATGGGACCCGGCTCGGCCATCATCAACGTCACCTCCACGTTCGCCGTCGTCGGCGGACTGCGCGGCGGCGCGTACTCCGCCGCCAAGGGTGGATTGACGGCGCTCACCACGCACATCGCCTGCCAGTACGGGGCCCAGGGCATCCGGTGCAACGCGGTGGCGCCCGGTGTCACGGTGACGCCGATGGTTGAGCAACGGCTGCAGAACGAGGGTTTCCGCAAGATGCAGACGGAGATGACGCCGCACACCCGGCTGGGCCGGGTCGAGGATATTGCGTCCACCGTCGCGTTCCTGTGTTCCGACGGAGGCAGCTTCATCAACGGACAGACCATCGTCGTCGACGGCGGCTGGAGCTCGACGAAGTACCTGTCCGATTTCGCACTCAGCGCCAAGTGGGTTGCGGAATGA
- a CDS encoding acyl-CoA synthetase, with translation MNTFAVLDQAATRFGDRGAVFLGERQLLTWAQLRERVLRLATSLKALGDRGTRVAVASENRPEIVELMFAIWAAECAFVPVNYKLHPREMADILADSGAAQVFASAKIADGLAATDVPVETIGGQAYSDRFGAEAADPPLSDPGSLAWLFYTSGTTGKSKGAMLSHRNLLAMTVAHLADFDDPDENCSLIHGAPMSHGSGLYIPPYVLRGARQVIPESAAFEPDEFLDLCGHHPGSSAFLAPTMVQRLVQTGRPRPQNLKTVVYGGGPMYVDSLKKALAAYGPIFVQLYGQGEAPMTITGLRRRDHVDADDATLGSVGYPRSGVEVAVLHEDGTQAAVDEIGEIVCRGDVVMSGYWNNPTATATTLKNGWLHTGDMGSFDAHGYLTLRDRSKDVVISGGSNIYPREVEEALLEHPDVIEAGVVGAPDADWGEVVVAFVVGDVDAAALDAHLLERIARFKRPKRYEFIDALPKNSYGKVLKRELRDQLK, from the coding sequence ATGAACACTTTCGCGGTGCTCGACCAGGCCGCGACGAGGTTCGGCGACCGGGGCGCGGTGTTTCTGGGCGAACGCCAACTGCTGACCTGGGCCCAATTGCGTGAGCGGGTGTTGCGACTGGCCACCTCGCTGAAGGCACTCGGCGACCGCGGCACCCGCGTCGCCGTCGCCAGCGAGAACCGGCCCGAGATCGTCGAGCTGATGTTCGCGATCTGGGCTGCCGAGTGTGCGTTCGTGCCGGTCAACTACAAGCTGCATCCCCGCGAGATGGCCGACATCTTGGCCGATTCCGGTGCGGCGCAGGTATTCGCATCGGCCAAGATCGCCGACGGCCTGGCGGCCACCGACGTGCCCGTCGAGACCATCGGCGGCCAGGCTTACTCGGATCGATTCGGTGCCGAAGCTGCCGACCCCCCTTTGAGCGACCCGGGTTCACTGGCCTGGCTGTTCTACACCAGCGGCACCACCGGAAAATCCAAGGGCGCCATGCTGTCCCACCGCAACCTGCTGGCGATGACGGTGGCGCACCTGGCCGACTTCGACGACCCGGACGAGAACTGCAGCCTGATCCACGGCGCCCCGATGTCCCACGGGTCCGGCCTGTACATCCCGCCGTACGTGCTGCGCGGCGCCCGCCAGGTGATACCGGAGTCCGCGGCATTCGAACCCGACGAGTTCCTCGATCTGTGCGGCCACCACCCCGGCAGCAGTGCTTTTCTGGCCCCGACCATGGTGCAGCGGCTCGTTCAAACCGGCCGGCCCCGCCCGCAGAACCTCAAAACCGTTGTCTACGGCGGCGGTCCGATGTACGTCGACAGCCTCAAGAAGGCGCTGGCCGCCTACGGGCCGATCTTCGTGCAGCTCTACGGGCAGGGCGAGGCACCCATGACGATCACCGGGCTGCGCCGCCGGGACCACGTCGATGCCGACGACGCGACACTGGGCTCGGTCGGCTATCCGCGCTCCGGCGTCGAGGTGGCCGTGCTGCACGAGGACGGCACGCAAGCCGCCGTCGACGAGATCGGCGAGATCGTCTGCCGCGGCGACGTCGTCATGTCGGGCTACTGGAACAACCCAACCGCCACCGCCACGACGCTCAAGAACGGCTGGCTGCACACCGGCGACATGGGTTCCTTCGACGCGCACGGCTACCTCACCCTGCGCGATCGCTCCAAGGACGTGGTGATCAGCGGGGGCAGCAACATCTATCCCCGCGAGGTGGAGGAAGCGCTGCTGGAGCATCCCGACGTGATCGAGGCCGGCGTCGTCGGCGCACCCGATGCCGACTGGGGCGAGGTGGTGGTCGCCTTCGTGGTCGGCGACGTCGATGCGGCAGCACTCGATGCGCATCTGCTGGAACGCATCGCCCGGTTCAAACGGCCCAAGCGCTACGAGTTCATCGACGCACTGCCGAAGAACAGCTACGGCAAGGTGCTCAAGCGGGAGCTACGGGACCAGTTGAAGTAG
- the frdA gene encoding fumarate reductase (quinol) flavoprotein subunit: MTASHDIVVIGGGGAGLRAAIAIAETDPRLNVAIVSKVYPMRSHTVSAEGGAAAVAGADDTIDEHAYDTISGGDWLCDQDAVEAFVAEAPLELMQLEHWGCPWSRTPDGHIAVRAFGGMKKLRTWFAADKTGFHLLHTLFQRVLSYPGIARYDEWFATTLLVDDGVVRGLVAIELATGRIETILADAVIMCTGGCGRVFPFTTNANIKTGDGMALAFRAGAPLKDMEFVQYHPTGLPFTGILITEAARAEGGWLLNKDGYRYLQDYDLGTPTPEPKLRSMELGPRDRLSQAFVHELDKGRTDETPYGPVVYLDLRHLGAKLIDTKLPFVRELCRDYQHIDPVSELVPVRPVVHYMMGGVHTDINGATTLPGLYAAGETACVSINGANRLGSNSLPELLVFGARAGRAAAEYVSGVGAVPTAVQTQARTEELRLEHDLSRRTESGGERIADIRTDMQTVLETAAGIYRDGPTLTKAVEQVRELQERFANAGIDDHSHTFNTELLAFLELSGMLDIAQTIIESALHRTESRGAHQRTDFPSRDDEQFLAHTMAHRESDGSARIDYLPVTVTRWPPGERIYGR, translated from the coding sequence ATGACCGCCTCACACGACATAGTGGTGATCGGTGGGGGTGGCGCCGGTCTGCGCGCCGCGATCGCCATCGCTGAGACCGACCCGCGCCTGAACGTGGCGATCGTGTCGAAGGTGTACCCGATGCGCAGCCACACCGTCTCGGCGGAGGGCGGCGCCGCGGCCGTCGCGGGCGCCGACGACACCATAGACGAACACGCCTACGACACCATCTCCGGCGGCGACTGGCTCTGCGATCAGGACGCCGTCGAAGCCTTCGTCGCCGAGGCACCGCTCGAGCTCATGCAGCTCGAACACTGGGGTTGCCCATGGAGCCGAACACCGGACGGACACATCGCGGTTCGCGCATTCGGCGGAATGAAGAAGCTGCGCACCTGGTTTGCCGCCGACAAGACCGGATTCCACCTGTTGCACACCCTGTTCCAGCGGGTGCTCTCCTACCCCGGCATCGCCCGCTACGACGAATGGTTCGCCACCACACTGCTTGTCGATGACGGTGTGGTCCGCGGTCTCGTGGCGATCGAGCTGGCCACCGGACGCATCGAGACGATCCTGGCCGACGCGGTCATCATGTGCACCGGCGGATGCGGCCGCGTGTTCCCCTTCACCACCAACGCCAACATCAAGACCGGCGACGGGATGGCGTTGGCGTTCCGGGCCGGAGCACCGCTCAAGGACATGGAATTCGTGCAGTACCACCCGACCGGGCTGCCGTTCACCGGCATCCTGATCACCGAGGCCGCCCGAGCCGAGGGAGGCTGGCTGCTCAACAAGGACGGCTACCGGTACCTGCAGGACTACGACCTGGGCACGCCCACACCAGAACCCAAGCTGCGCAGCATGGAACTCGGCCCGCGAGACCGGTTGTCGCAGGCGTTCGTCCATGAGCTGGACAAGGGCCGCACCGACGAAACCCCGTACGGTCCCGTGGTGTACCTGGACCTACGGCACCTGGGCGCCAAGCTCATCGACACCAAGCTGCCGTTCGTGCGCGAGTTGTGCCGCGACTATCAGCACATCGATCCCGTCTCCGAGCTGGTGCCGGTGCGGCCCGTCGTGCACTACATGATGGGCGGAGTCCACACCGATATCAACGGCGCCACAACCCTTCCCGGGCTGTACGCCGCCGGCGAGACGGCATGCGTCAGCATCAACGGGGCCAACCGGCTGGGCTCGAACTCTCTGCCGGAGCTGTTGGTGTTCGGCGCCCGCGCCGGGCGCGCCGCGGCCGAGTATGTGTCCGGCGTCGGCGCGGTCCCCACCGCGGTGCAGACGCAGGCCCGCACCGAAGAACTTCGCCTGGAACACGACCTGAGCCGGCGCACCGAGAGCGGTGGTGAACGCATCGCCGATATCCGCACCGACATGCAGACCGTGCTGGAGACCGCCGCCGGCATCTACCGCGACGGCCCCACCTTGACCAAGGCCGTCGAACAGGTGCGGGAGCTGCAGGAGCGCTTCGCCAACGCCGGGATCGACGACCACAGCCACACGTTCAACACGGAACTGCTGGCCTTCCTCGAGTTGTCCGGGATGCTCGACATCGCCCAGACGATCATCGAATCGGCCCTGCACCGCACCGAATCCCGCGGCGCACACCAGCGGACAGATTTCCCCAGCCGCGACGATGAACAGTTCCTGGCCCACACCATGGCCCATCGAGAGTCCGACGGCTCAGCGCGGATCGACTACCTGCCGGTCACCGTCACCCGCTGGCCACCGGGCGAACGGATCTACGGGAGATGA
- a CDS encoding succinate dehydrogenase/fumarate reductase iron-sulfur subunit yields the protein MADRIVMEVARYRPETDSEPVLQPYDVPLTREWAVLDGLNYIKDRLDGTLSFRWSCRMGICGSCGMTVNGEPKLACATFLVDYLPGPVRVEPMRNFPVIRDLVVDISDFMTKLPRVKPWIIRENDEPAEDDEYRQTPAELDEFKQFSMCINCMLCYSACPVYALDPDFLGPAAIALAQRYNLDSRDEGEEDRRDVLAAADGAWACTYVGECSVACPKGVDPAGAIQRYKLTAATHSVKSLLLPRAAR from the coding sequence ATGGCAGACCGAATTGTCATGGAGGTGGCCCGGTATCGGCCCGAAACCGATAGCGAGCCGGTGCTGCAGCCCTACGATGTCCCCCTCACCCGGGAATGGGCGGTACTGGACGGGCTGAACTACATCAAGGACCGGCTCGACGGCACACTGAGTTTCCGGTGGTCATGCCGGATGGGGATCTGCGGCAGCTGCGGCATGACAGTGAACGGCGAGCCGAAACTGGCATGCGCGACGTTCCTCGTCGACTATCTCCCCGGCCCGGTGCGGGTGGAGCCGATGCGCAACTTCCCGGTGATCCGCGATCTCGTCGTCGACATCAGCGACTTCATGACCAAACTGCCCCGGGTCAAGCCATGGATCATCCGCGAGAACGACGAGCCGGCCGAGGATGACGAATACCGCCAGACCCCAGCCGAACTGGATGAGTTCAAGCAGTTCAGCATGTGCATCAACTGCATGCTGTGCTACTCGGCGTGTCCGGTGTACGCGCTGGACCCGGACTTCCTGGGGCCCGCGGCGATCGCGCTGGCCCAGCGCTACAACCTGGATTCCCGCGACGAAGGCGAGGAGGACCGTCGCGATGTGCTGGCCGCCGCCGACGGTGCCTGGGCGTGCACCTACGTCGGTGAATGCTCGGTGGCCTGCCCGAAGGGTGTCGACCCGGCCGGCGCGATACAGCGCTACAAGCTCACGGCGGCAACACATTCGGTGAAGAGCCTGCTCCTGCCGAGGGCCGCACGATGA
- a CDS encoding fumarate reductase subunit C (part of four member fumarate reductase enzyme complex FrdABCD which catalyzes the reduction of fumarate to succinate during anaerobic respiration; FrdCD are the membrane components which interact with quinone and are involved in electron transfer; FrdAB are the catalytic subcomplex consisting of a flavoprotein subunit and an iron-sulfur subunit, respectively; the catalytic subunits are similar to succinate dehydrogenase SdhAB) has protein sequence MTTYRQPVPLLWWTKRASYLRYMLRELSCEFVAWSVVYLVILVWAYSTGHQDWFAAFSSHPLVIVLNLVTLAFLLLHTITWFSLAPRAMVVHLRGRRVPAGAVLAGHYLAWLAVSAVIAWVVLA, from the coding sequence ATGACGACCTATCGGCAGCCGGTTCCGCTGCTGTGGTGGACCAAACGGGCGTCCTATCTGCGGTACATGCTGCGCGAGCTCAGTTGCGAGTTCGTGGCCTGGTCGGTGGTGTACCTGGTGATCCTCGTGTGGGCATACAGCACCGGCCACCAGGACTGGTTCGCGGCTTTCAGCAGCCACCCGCTGGTGATCGTGCTGAACCTCGTGACGCTGGCATTCCTGTTGCTGCACACCATCACCTGGTTCAGCCTGGCGCCCCGGGCGATGGTCGTGCACCTGCGGGGCCGACGCGTGCCGGCGGGTGCGGTGCTGGCCGGCCACTACCTCGCGTGGCTGGCCGTCTCAGCGGTGATCGCCTGGGTGGTGCTGGCATGA
- the frdD gene encoding fumarate reductase subunit FrdD, which yields MSATTRRTPEPYFWLLFSAGGMVSALTLPVLMLLFGVVFPLGLLDAPDPGQLLAVMRNPLTRIVLAGIFVLGLFHWAHRARFMVEHGLKLGRFDWAIAVCAYGTAALCSIAAVWVLLTV from the coding sequence ATGAGCGCGACGACCCGCCGGACACCGGAACCATACTTCTGGCTGTTGTTCTCGGCCGGTGGCATGGTGAGCGCACTGACGCTGCCGGTGCTGATGTTGCTGTTCGGCGTGGTGTTCCCGCTCGGGCTGCTCGACGCCCCCGACCCGGGGCAGCTGCTGGCCGTGATGCGCAATCCGCTGACCAGGATTGTACTGGCGGGCATCTTCGTGCTGGGGTTGTTCCACTGGGCCCACCGGGCCCGGTTCATGGTCGAACACGGCCTGAAACTCGGCCGCTTCGACTGGGCGATCGCGGTATGCGCTTACGGGACAGCCGCTTTGTGCTCGATCGCCGCGGTCTGGGTTCTACTCACGGTGTAG
- a CDS encoding NAD(P)H-dependent amine dehydrogenase family protein — protein sequence MRRVVQFSTGNVGRHSLAAVIGRPDLKLVGVHASGPEKIGRDAAELCGHREPTGVIATDDIDALIALGPDCVVYTALGETRPMEAIEQMSRFLAAGINVVGTSMVWLVTPHQADDWLRVPLEQACAEGNSSLYVNGIDPGYSGDTAVYAALSLVTRAESVTVKEIFDYGNYDDYEYTGTAMGFGTTPDDDLPMAFQPGVITSMFGGLVRNLADRLGVELDEVTERFEPWYTPERIECTMMTVEPGQLAGTRFAAEGVRGGVPVITIEHTTRLTPAAAPDWEYPPDGQSGVHQVIVEGEPRIEMSTSLSHPVLDVTDAGCVSTAARVVNAIDWVCRAPAGLVAVEDIPPTSMIRGLMW from the coding sequence ATGCGCAGAGTGGTTCAATTCTCGACCGGCAACGTCGGCAGGCATTCCCTGGCGGCGGTCATCGGCAGACCGGATCTGAAGTTGGTGGGGGTCCATGCTTCGGGCCCGGAAAAGATCGGGCGTGACGCTGCCGAACTGTGCGGACACCGTGAGCCAACGGGTGTCATCGCGACCGACGACATCGACGCGCTGATCGCGCTCGGGCCGGATTGCGTGGTCTACACGGCGCTGGGTGAGACGCGGCCGATGGAAGCCATCGAGCAGATGTCGCGCTTCCTGGCGGCCGGGATCAACGTCGTCGGCACCTCGATGGTGTGGCTGGTCACCCCCCACCAGGCCGACGACTGGCTGCGGGTGCCGCTCGAACAGGCTTGCGCAGAGGGGAATTCGTCGCTGTACGTCAACGGCATCGACCCCGGCTACTCGGGGGACACGGCGGTGTATGCCGCGCTCAGTCTGGTCACTCGTGCCGAGTCGGTCACGGTCAAGGAGATCTTCGACTACGGAAATTACGACGACTACGAATACACCGGCACGGCCATGGGTTTCGGTACCACTCCGGACGACGACCTGCCGATGGCGTTCCAGCCTGGTGTGATCACGTCGATGTTCGGCGGCCTGGTGCGAAATCTCGCCGATCGTCTCGGGGTGGAATTAGACGAGGTCACCGAGCGTTTCGAGCCGTGGTACACCCCTGAGCGCATCGAATGCACGATGATGACCGTCGAGCCAGGGCAGTTGGCTGGGACGCGATTCGCCGCCGAAGGCGTTCGAGGCGGCGTGCCGGTCATCACCATCGAACACACCACGCGCCTCACACCCGCGGCGGCACCCGATTGGGAATATCCGCCCGACGGGCAGTCGGGCGTGCACCAGGTGATCGTGGAGGGGGAGCCGCGCATCGAAATGAGCACCAGCCTGTCCCATCCGGTGCTGGATGTGACCGATGCCGGGTGCGTGTCCACAGCCGCTCGTGTGGTCAACGCGATCGACTGGGTGTGTCGCGCGCCCGCGGGATTGGTCGCAGTCGAGGATATTCCACCGACCTCGATGATCCGCGGATTGATGTGGTGA
- a CDS encoding SDR family NAD(P)-dependent oxidoreductase, producing MAMEQFDLTGQVAIVTGAGKGVGQGIARVLAEAGASVVGTARTESDIVATIAGIETAGGKGVPVVADAMSRPDGERVVETAMEQFGRIDILVNNVGGSTYARFLDITDEDFRHTFDWCVTSAFIMSQLVAPHMIEAGRGSIVNISSGSARFGIRALTAYCTAKGGLEALTRAMAQELAPKIRVNAIALGSFATDGLQGSLDMLPGSLEKMNEATPLHRLGDVEDLGRLCVYLSTRDCYATNAIFHVDGGIESNNSPLPIPDY from the coding sequence ATGGCAATGGAACAGTTCGATCTCACCGGGCAGGTCGCGATCGTGACCGGCGCGGGCAAGGGAGTCGGCCAGGGCATCGCGCGGGTGCTGGCGGAAGCCGGCGCATCGGTCGTCGGGACGGCTCGCACGGAATCCGATATCGTCGCGACGATCGCGGGCATCGAGACGGCCGGTGGCAAGGGCGTCCCGGTTGTCGCTGACGCCATGAGTCGGCCGGATGGCGAACGCGTCGTCGAAACCGCGATGGAGCAATTCGGCCGGATCGACATCCTCGTCAACAACGTCGGCGGATCCACCTACGCGCGGTTCCTCGACATCACCGACGAGGACTTCAGGCACACCTTCGATTGGTGCGTCACCTCGGCGTTCATCATGAGCCAACTTGTGGCGCCCCACATGATCGAGGCCGGGCGCGGCTCGATCGTCAACATTTCTTCAGGCTCGGCCCGGTTCGGCATCCGCGCGTTGACCGCCTACTGCACGGCCAAGGGCGGTCTCGAGGCGCTGACCCGTGCGATGGCGCAGGAGTTGGCGCCGAAAATCCGGGTGAACGCGATCGCACTGGGGTCGTTCGCGACCGATGGCCTGCAGGGCAGCCTGGATATGTTGCCGGGCTCGCTGGAGAAGATGAACGAGGCAACGCCTCTGCACCGACTCGGCGATGTCGAGGATCTCGGCCGGCTGTGTGTTTATCTGTCGACCCGCGACTGCTACGCCACCAACGCTATCTTCCATGTGGACGGCGGTATCGAGTCGAACAACTCGCCGCTGCCGATCCCCGACTACTGA
- a CDS encoding TetR/AcrR family transcriptional regulator: MSPEVKPSARQQRRLQTRERILGAAIAEFSAFGMAGADVGAIVAAAGVAHGTFFFHFPSKEHVLLELERREEARMATDFARVLDGACDLPTTLTRLVELVSGLERRFGPLLFKELLALHFSPTRPTRDEWTDHPVIVLLVAEIERACGDGQVHPEVDAFYSATFFLLGLYGVLTTTEHGEGRDTMLAKLVTTALRGLTNKEV, encoded by the coding sequence ATGTCGCCTGAGGTGAAACCGTCAGCACGCCAACAACGTCGGCTGCAGACGCGAGAACGCATACTCGGTGCCGCGATCGCCGAATTCTCGGCGTTTGGCATGGCCGGTGCCGATGTCGGCGCAATCGTCGCCGCGGCAGGGGTGGCGCATGGCACCTTCTTCTTCCACTTCCCCAGCAAGGAGCACGTGTTGCTGGAGCTGGAGCGGCGCGAAGAGGCCAGAATGGCGACTGACTTCGCCCGCGTTCTCGACGGTGCCTGCGATCTGCCCACCACGCTGACCCGACTGGTCGAGTTGGTCAGCGGGCTCGAACGGCGTTTCGGGCCACTACTCTTCAAAGAGCTACTCGCGCTGCACTTCTCACCGACCAGGCCGACCAGGGACGAATGGACCGACCATCCGGTGATCGTGCTCCTCGTCGCTGAGATCGAGCGGGCCTGCGGCGACGGTCAAGTCCACCCCGAGGTCGACGCCTTCTACAGCGCGACGTTCTTCCTACTCGGCCTCTACGGCGTGTTGACCACAACCGAACACGGCGAAGGCCGAGACACGATGTTGGCCAAATTGGTGACAACCGCCCTACGTGGCCTGACCAATAAGGAGGTCTGA